The DNA window CAAGGGGCTTCCTCCTCTCATTTGGGGGAAAAGTGTGAGCTTGTTTCAAAGCCTCAGATGTTCCTTGTAGCTCATGGAATAGGTTCAAGAAAACAAAGACGTGGCAGAAGGGGATGTGTTGGTAACAGCGAGAAGCAACTTGATCTTGAGGACTCTCCTTCTTGCCCCTCTGTGAAGCCTGTTTTACCACATAGGGCTCAGGGCTGATAAAGCCCCCTCCCTACGTTTCTCAGGCCAGACACAAGGTCAGCCATGAGATAACAGAAAAACAAGGAGAAGAGAGTCTGTAGAGACAAATTGGGAGGGTTCAGGAGGAGAATTTGGGATTTGCTTGTGCCCATGGGATACAGGCTGGGAATAAAAATGATTTCCTGACTCTTCTCTGAAAGCCAGATAGACTCCACCTAAAACCCTATTGCCAAGGATGCTGGGATCCACTTACCAGAGACGTTGACTGTTACGGATCTAGAGCTTTCCATGCCAGTGGCTGAGTTACGAACAGAGCAAGCATAGAGCCCGCTATGCTTTGTAGTAATTTGGGGGATAGAGAGATTTTGTCCTGATAGCAGAAACTTCCCATTAATTGTCCAAGAATACTGTGCCGGTGGGTTAGAGTCCGCGAAGCAGGACAAATAGAGGTTTTCTCCTGAACGGTAATAGGCGAATGAAGGATAAATGCTGGGGAGGTCTGGACCATCTGAAGCAAAGAGAATAAAGGCCACAGGTGATGCATCCGAGGGAAGGGGATGCTCCTGGTCTCTTAAAGGGACACAGTGACCCTCTGAGCCAAGACAAACCCTGAAATCCCAGCCAAACCCCCTCTATGTTCACTGAGCCAAAGCCGGAGGTATTCACCTGTTTCTCCCATCACAAGCTGTGAGCCCCAAGTCTCCCATGACAAGAGCATCCCCTCCCCTTATATTCTTGGTTAAGGCTGTGACTACCCAGGTTTTCCCAGGGCAGGGAGTCATGGCCAGCTCAGATGTCCAGAAGTAAAGGTGTCTATACTTGGACCGGAGAGAGACTGAGAGGCCTGGCCTCTGGTCGTTTGGATTTAAGCTTGTGTCCTGTCCCACAGAGGATCAAAAGATACTCACAGAGGACATTCAGGGTGACTGGGTTACTGTGGATGCCACCATATTGGTCCCGTATTTCACATTGATAGGgtcctgtttcatttcttgtgACCCTGGGTAGAATGAGGATCCTGTTTTCAGTGGGTTGCTTTACCCTGGGACTGACCGGGAGGCTCTGACCATTTAGCCACCACATGTAGGTGTAGTTCTCACTCTGAGGTTCACAGATGAAGGCTAAGACATCCTTATTCTCCCAGGGGTTTAAGGTGTTGATGATGATGTAGGGCTTGGGCAGCTTCGCTGTGTGGAAAAGAGAAGATTGTCTTGTGTGGCACCTTTGATTCCTCCACTGGCATCCTTTAATCACAGTTGGCATCTCCCACCTCCCAGTCCACCCAAGTCCTTGAAATCCGATAGCTGGTGCGTGTGTCAGAAGACAGATGCATGATGATCTAAGGGCTCAAAGACTGTGAGGTAGCCTGCTCTGTCTTAGGGAAGGACAGACTTTCTCAAGTGTCAATTGAGCAGCAGTGGTCATGGACAGACATGTCAGTGGGAGTCACAGCCCCTGGTACCCCACCCAGTCCCTCCCTCATCAGTTGACTGGCTGGCTCTCCTTGGGTTCCTGACCTGGAATGTGCAACTGCTGGGCCCCTTCCAAATTCCATCCTACTTAGCCCCCCTAGATGTgatttctctgcagcttccattTCCAAGGATATTCTAGAGATGAGTAATAATGGGACTTCCCATTGTCCTGAAACCCTGAAGATACTGAGCAGCCTGGCCTGGGACTGGATGTTACAGCAGAAATAACACAAGGGAGACCAGAGTCAAGCCTGGAGGTCAGTTCAGTCATCAGGCAGTGGAGGCACAAGGTGGGGCAGTTTTTTGCAAGTGTTTCATGATGACTTGCTTGTACCAGTGACCTCTAAAGATAGAGCAGAGTGCAAGGAATGATCTAGAAAGAGTGAAGGGGACAGGCAAGAGCTGGTGGCTTTGGAGCAGAACCATGTTCCCTGTCCTGGATTCTTTAGGTTTCCTCTCCTTCTGCAGAGAGCAGGTGAGGACCATGTGGATCTTTCCagaaatgcatgtggacctttgCAAATGCAGAACTGACTAGTGGAAAGGGTGGGAGTGAACTGCTGGAAATCTGGTCCTAATGGAACATGTGTGTTTGATGGATATGAGACAAATTTGGAGAgaagttttgcaaatattttctttcattggacattctactctctgattcCATGGGTTCGGCTACTCTAGGGACGTCATGTAAGTGGATTCCAGAGTGAATATGAGAAGAGACTgctggttgccaggagctgggagtggggagaatcAGAAGTTGTTCATGGCTGTgcagtttcagttatgcaaggtggggaggttctagagatctgctataCAGCTTGATGCCTATAGTTCACACAGATTGAGTATTTCTTCTGCATAAGACTTAGGACaaaaagtgttttggatttctgacATTTTTTGATTCTGAAATATTTGTCATATACTTACTGGtttagcatcccaaatctgaaagaTTCAACATCTAAAATACTTCAGTGAGCATTTCTTTTCAGCATCAGATTAGTAGGCAAAAGTGGGAGGTGATAATCCAAATATATTCTTgcccttttgttttctcttatcaCGATTAGTTTTCAGGCAGTTTCGTACTGGCCATGCTGCACTCGTATATTTTTGAAGGCTTTGGGATGCGAGAAAGGCTGATTGCTATTTTCTATGTCATCAGAACTTTCCATCTTTTCATGGTTGCATCTTTTTCTCAGTGTTTCTGTTGTGGCAGTCATTAATAAGAGCCTATCAGGTCAGATTTAGGACAGAGTTCTAATTCTGCAAAAAATGTTACTGGGACTCTGGTAGGGGTTGCACTGAATCTGCAACTCACTTTGGGTCATATTGTCTTtctaacaatattgattcttccaatccatgaaaatgaaatgtctttccatatattgatatcttctttaatttctttcagcaatgttttgtagttttcagggtATAATCATTGACCTTTTTGGTTaacctttttccaaaatattttattccttttgttgtTAATGTGAATTGAAATTCCTTCCTTAATTTCCTTTGAGATTGTTCATTGTTACTGTACAGTCTAAAGAATGATCTAGAAAGAGTGAAGGGGAAAGGCAAAAGCTGGTCGTTTTGGAGCAGAAACATATTCCCTGTCCTGGGTTTTTGATTTTCCCTCTCCCTTTGTATAGGGCAGGTGGCTCTTCCTTGATAGCTAGATAGACTTCACTGGAAAACATATTGCCAATGCTCCAGGGATCCACTTACCAGGGACTATGATGCTCTTGATTATGAGATTTGTTCTACCAGTGGCTGAGTTATGGATGAAACAGACATAGACCCTGCTGTATGTTTTAGTGATTTGGGGGATAAAGAACACTTGTGCTGATTGCTGGAACTTCCCATCAATCAGCCAAGAATGCTCTGCCAGTGGGTGAGAGTCTGTGAGGCAGGAGAGCTTGGGGACTTCCCCTGTATGGTAATAGGTGTATGAGGAAGAAATGGTGGGGGCATCCAGGCCATCTGGAGCAAGGAGAATAAATTCACAGGTGATATTGTCAGAGAGAAAGGAAACTCCTGGTCTGTGGAAGGGCCACAGTGACCCTGTGAGCCAAGTGGCAACACTGAAGTCCCAGCCAAATCCCCGCTGTGTTCAGTGATCTGGAGCCTGAGACATTCACCTGTTTCTCCCATCACAAGCTGTGGACCCTGAGTCTCCCATGACAGGAGCAGCCTCTTTTCTCCTATTGTTGATCAAGCCTAGGCCTACTCTGGTTTGCCTGTGGCAGAAAGTCATGGCCAGCTTTGATGTCCAGGGGTAAATGTCTCTGTACTTGGACCTGAAAGGGACTGAGAGGCCTGGCCTCTGGCCATGTGTATTTGGGATGGCAGCCTGGCTCCCAGAGGAACAGAAGATACTCACGGAGGAGATTCAGGGTGACTGGGTCACTGCGGCTGGCACTCACTGCGTTCCGTATTTCACATTCATAGGGTCCTGCAATATCCTTTGTGACACCAAATAGAATGAGGGTCCTGTTGGTTTTGGACAGCTTCAACCTGTAAGTCATAGGGAGGCTCTGACCATTCATCCACCACAGGTAGCTTGCATCCGGAGTCTCAGAATCACAGGTTAGGGTCACAGCCTCCATGGCCTCCCTGGGGTTTAAGTTGCTGCTGGAGATGGAGGGCTTGGGAGCCTCCACTGTtcagaaaacagagagaagattgaCCTGTGTGGCACCTTTGATTCCTCCAAAGGCGTTTTTCAATCAGAGTTGGCATTTCCCACCTCTCAGCCCACCAAAGTCCTTAAAAGCCCATGGCAGGTGTGTGTGTTACAAGACAGATGCATGGCAATCTGAGGGCTCAGAGATTGTGAGGCTGCCTGCTTTATGTGGGAGAAGCACCGACTTCCTTAAGTGTGAATTGAGCATCTTTTTGGCATCACATCAGTGGTCAGAAGTATTgagttttggagcatttcagattttggatttctggattCGGGATGCTCAATTTGTAATATTGGAATTTTCCCATAAAATGTTGTCAGGAGTTTAGATCTCATGTTATGTTCTGActctagtaaaaacaaaaaatttggaggaaacattaaaatgttttcataagtGGAAATTTTTACTTATGGGCCAAACATCTAAGATCAATTGCTGGTAGTAGTATTTCTCTCGAGACCAAAATAAGGTTTAGATGTGCCATGAATTCCAGCAGGATCACATTATGGTCAAAGAAAGATGCCAAAGGTGATTTGAAATTAGCAACTCCTTAAGTAGAGAGAGTCCCGTTAAAAGGACAGAACTGGCCCCTGTGTCAATTACATAAAGGGAGGAATAATGCCAAATTAAAAGAAGAGATGTGTGTTATGTTagtaaatatagaaagaactccCTGCTTCTAATTTCTGTGCAGAGTTAGGAGAAATGGGGAGGACCCCAAAACAGGTATGTgaaatgctttcttcattttctcttaagcTCAGGAAACACCACTAGAGTGTAAGTTTGTGTGAATTAGGAAGAGTCTAAGTGAGATGCAA is part of the Nomascus leucogenys isolate Asia chromosome 17, Asia_NLE_v1, whole genome shotgun sequence genome and encodes:
- the LOC100606651 gene encoding pregnancy-specific beta-1-glycoprotein 4-like produces the protein MGPLSAPPCTQRITWKGLLLTASLLHIWNAPTTAQVTIEAQPPKLSEGKDILLLVHNLPKNLAGYIWYKGQMTDLQHYITSYLVHNHKVIPGPEYTGRETVYCNASLLIEDVTREDAGSYTLQIIKRGDGIRGATGHFTVTLYLEAPKPSISSSNLNPREAMEAVTLTCDSETPDASYLWWMNGQSLPMTYRLKLSKTNRTLILFGVTKDIAGPYECEIRNAVSASRSDPVTLNLLPKLPKPYIIINTLNPWENKDVLAFICEPQSENYTYMWWLNGQSLPVSPRVKQPTENRILILPRVTRNETGPYQCEIRDQYGGIHSNPVTLNVLYGPDLPSIYPSFAYYRSGENLYLSCFADSNPPAQYSWTINGKFLLSGQNLSIPQITTKHSGLYACSVRNSATGMESSRSVTVNVSGKWIPASLAIGF